Proteins found in one Lachancea thermotolerans CBS 6340 chromosome C complete sequence genomic segment:
- a CDS encoding KLTH0C01496p (conserved hypothetical protein): MSRSIVCVEEFSKQYDVPEEVSRRFLPRNDVCIISEDEFKKTRATRKREAEFQLSGLEVKKASYDGWDEEHAAETREDCTLNSEVPEGAGRSLTLELDSFQLLGSDNGSEAESSMVLFTSSRIEYDSDTGVLLQSGDFASEPDDTRERAGANPHTP, translated from the coding sequence ATGAGCAGGAGCATAGTTTGCGTAGAAGAGTTTAGTAAGCAGTACGATGTGCCCGAGGAGGTTTCCAGGCGGTTTCTTCCGCGCAATGATGTTTGCATAATAAGTGAAgatgaattcaaaaagacaCGCGCAACGCGCAAGCGAGAAGCTGAGTTCCAGCTGAGTGGTCTGGAGGTCAAGAAAGCGAGTTATGATGGTTGGGACGAGGAACACGCTGCGGAGACGCGGGAGGATTGCACACTCAACTCGGAGGTTCCAGAAGGCGCTGGGAGGTCACTGACGCTGGAACTAGACTCATTCCAACTCTTGGGGTCCGACAATGGCTCAGAAGCTGAGTCCTCAATGGTGCTCTTCACGAGTAGCAGGATAGAGTATGACAGCGACACTGGCGTGCTCCTACAGAGTGGCGACTTTGCATCCGAGCCTGACGA
- a CDS encoding uncharacterized protein (some similarities with uniprot|P50089 Saccharomyces cerevisiae YGR237C Hypothetical ORF) has product MADSAQYVSHVSFDDLTPSLIDDQARLLQKHGQEVTFSNPFLHIPPQYNPLYASGAADGNSPRVSGLGSPKKSYFSLDSYSRSPYGSSPNLYSESSGQDGLKLPQSDPSVDSVHSARSSTTPVPAYLPGRLPPAASPPVLKKRPQRDYEVVKDFDLINPDYVKEHQLTLLTDENTQQNSGCSHGYTTSGFANLNEVEDKVMRKDHAETSQTSKEGGRRKSFAGMSLEELAALEREYESASRTNYNVEQFDFSEQVQHYIGPDQRRAIGPSNDWPQTIYPSRPCVNHRALAITRSHREYSDYIKDHGRNQTKGSLRTVVCLISGRKHTWSAVDWYVENMARGGDYLVIVSRIPVFEDSVKRPTPPQTSLSENYDIKASKPKSRSLSRKCSLTEQGLMVQDVDVLARAKCNDILNYYLHKLTGKIMKLTVEIIKDDSTVFALTSAIALYKPDFKVVSTVSTNLHIKFRNGHVKLANFVMRHFWVPTYVVPFEFIDPALLGEKVPDRRITNNPKEEKDDVHIIANIDKVIKRTLNNPFGSQTPREPNDSDGDLASVNSYFPTDPETKRKVEEFESMGYLRPVPTRRECDLNKVGSFPGSSRSSRRSSRIQFAGDHNGMYKVKSLIDADDKDDDMVRKIKSVSSTHSRSSMKKGHMSARRTKSIDSPGGVEAKKKGSKFSGFLKKIGFGK; this is encoded by the coding sequence ATGGCAGATTCTGCACAGTACGTGTCGCACGTTTCGTTTGACGATCTGACCCCGTCGTTGATAGACGACCAGGCACGGCTACTGCAAAAACACGGCCAGGAGGTTACGTTTTCCAACCCCTTCCTGCACATTCCGCCGCAATATAACCCTCTGTACGCATCCGGCGCGGCAGACGGAAACTCGCCGCGAGTTTCAGGGCTGGGCTCACCGAAGAAGTCTTACTTCAGCCTCGACTCCTACTCCAGGTCACCGTATGGCTCCAGCCCCAACCTGTATTCAGAGTCGTCCGGGCAGGATGGTCTCAAGCTGCCCCAATCGGATCCCTCCGTGGATTCTGTCCACAGTGCGCGTTCCAGTACCACCCCAGTGCCAGCATATCTTCCGGGTCGGCTGCCTCCTGCTGCCTCGCCCCCAGTGCTCAAGAAACGCCCTCAGCGGGACTACGAGGTTGTTAAAGATTTCGACCTCATCAACCCGGACTATGTCAAAGAGCACCAGCTCACTTTGTTAACTGATGAAAACACTCAACAAAACTCGGGATGTTCTCATGGATATACCACGTCCGGTTTTGCTAACCTGAACGAAGTCGAAGACAAAGTGATGCGCAAGGATCATGCGGAAACAAGCCAGACTTCGAAAGAGGGTGGCcgaagaaagagcttcgCTGGTATGagtcttgaagagcttgcggCGCTCGAAAGAGAGTACGAGTCTGCATCGCGAACCAACTACAATGTGGAACAATTTGACTTTAGCGAGCAAGTCCAGCACTATATAGGGCCTGATCAAAGAAGGGCTATTGGGCCGTCGAACGACTGGCCTCAGACAATTTACCCTTCGCGGCCATGCGTGAACCACCGTGCTCTGGCAATTACCAGATCTCACCGCGAATACTCAGACTATATCAAGGATCACGGGAGAAATCAAACGAAAGGATCTCTTAGAACAGTCGTTTGCCTTATCTCCGGAAGAAAGCATACATGGTCAGCGGTTGACTGGTACGTGGAGAATATGGCACGCGGCGGCGACTATCTGGTGATCGTTTCGCGAATACCAGTCTTTGAAGACTCGGTGAAGCGGCCTACACCCCCACAGACAAGCCTCAGCGAAAACTACGATATCAAGGCTTCCAAGCCCAAAAGCAGATCACTGAGCAGGAAATGCAGCCTTACCGAGCAGGGCCTGATGGTGCAGGACGTGGATGTCCTGGCACGCGCCAAATGTAATGACATTCTGAACTACTACCTGCACAAACTCACTGGCAAAATCATGAAACTTACCGTGGAGATTATCAAGGACGACTCGACGGTTTTTGCGCTAACTTCAGCAATAGCCCTTTACAAGCCtgatttcaaagttgtCAGCACCGTCAGCACAAACTTGCATATTAAGTTCAGAAACGGGCACGTAAAGCTTGCCAACTTCGTAATGAGGCATTTCTGGGTGCCTACCTATGTGGTCCCGTTCGAATTCATCGACCCAGCGTTGCTAGGTGAAAAGGTGCCTGATCGGCGTATTACCAATAACCCaaaggaagaaaaagacgatGTGCATATTATAGCCAATATAGACAAGGTGATCAAGCGCACTCTTAACAATCCGTTTGGATCCCAAACCCCGCGTGAACCCAATGATTCCGATGGTGATTTGGCTAGTGTCAATTCTTATTTCCCAACTGATCCCGAGACAAAGCGCAAAGTCGAAGAGTTCGAGAGCATGGGCTATCTCAGACCTGTGCCCACCAGGAGAGAATGCGACCTAAACAAAGTGGGCTCTTTCCCAGGCTCCTCACGATCCAGCAGACGGAGCTCTCGTATCCAGTTTGCAGGTGACCACAACGGAATGTACAAGGTCAAGTCCTTAATTGACGCTGACGACAAAGATGATGATATGGTCCGAAAGATAAAATCGGTGAGCTCAACCCACAGTAGatcatcgatgaagaaaggACATATGTCTGCCAGACGCACCAAGAGCATTGACTCTCCAGGAGGGGTCgaggccaaaaagaagggaaGCAAATTTAGCGGGTTTTTAAAGAAGATTGGATTCGGCAAATAA